From the Phyllostomus discolor isolate MPI-MPIP mPhyDis1 chromosome 7, mPhyDis1.pri.v3, whole genome shotgun sequence genome, one window contains:
- the MRPL15 gene encoding 39S ribosomal protein L15, mitochondrial codes for MAGPLQGGGARALGLIRTLPRVSLANLKPNPGSRKLERRRRGRRRGRKCGRGHKGERQRGTRPRLGFEGGQTPFYIRIPKYGFNEGHSFRRQYQPLSLNRLQYLIDLGRVDPTQPIDLTQLVNGRGVTIQPLKRDYGVQLVEEGADTFKAKVNIEVQLASELAIAAIEKNGGVITTAFYDPRSLEILCKPVPFFLRGQPIPKRMLPPEALVPYYTDAKNRGYLADPAKFPEARLELAKKYGYILPDITKDELFKMLSTRKDPRQIFFGLAPGWVVNMADKKILKPTEENLLKYYSS; via the exons ATGGCTGGTCCCTTGCAGGGTGgtggggccagggctctgggcttGATCCGGACCCTGCCCCGTGTGAGTCTGGCCAACCTAAAGCCGAATCCAGGTTCAAGGAAACTG GAAAGACGACGAAGAGGTCGGAGAAGAGGTAGAAAATGTGGCAGGGGCCATAAAGGAGAACGGCAGAGGGGAACACGGCCCCGACTGGGCTTCGAGGGAGGCCAGACCCCATTTTACATCCGAATCCCCAAATACGGGTTTAATGAAGGGCATAG CTTCAGACGCCAGTATCAGCCTTTGAGTCTCAACAGACTGCAGTACCTTATTGATTTGGGTCGAGTTGATCCCACTCAGCCTATTGACTTAACCCAACTCGTCAATGGAAGAGGTGTGACCATTCAGCCACTTAAAAGGGATTATGGTGTCCAGTTGGTAGAAGAG GGTGCTGACACCTTTAAGGCAAAAGTTAATATTGAAGTACAGTTGGCTTCAGAACTAGCCATTGCTGCAATTGAAAAAAATGGCGGTGTCATTACTACAGCTTTCTATGATCCAAGAAGTCTGG aaattctaTGCAAACCTGTTCCATTCTTCCTGCGGGGACAACCCATTCCAAAAAGAATGCTTCCACCTGAAGCCTTAGTCCCATATTACACTGATGCAAAGAATCGGGGTTACCTGGCGGATCCTGCCAAATTTCCTGAAGCAAGACTTGAACTTGCCAAGAAGTATGGTTATATTTTACCTGATATCACTAAAGATGAACTCTTCAAGATGCTTAGTACTCGAAAGGATCCAAGGCAGATTTTCTTTGGTCTCGCTCCTGGATGGGTGGTGAATATGGCAGATAAGAAAATCCTAAAGCCTACAGAGGAGAATCTGCTCAAGTATTACAGCTCATGA